CGCGCGACGTAGAGGCCGGCCTCGCCGACCAGATAGCGGCCGAGTTCGATGACGATCTCCGCCTGCGGCAGCGCGCTGCGGGCCTGAGCGACGATGTCGGCGAGATTGGCGCCGATGGGCGCGAGGTCCAGCGGCTGCTCGCCCGGGAAATAGGGGATGCCGAAGCCGCCGCCGAGGTTGAGGAACTTCACCGGCGAGGGCGCGTGTTCCGCCAGCCGGCAGGCGAGGGCGAAGCTCTTCTGCTGGGCCTCGACGATGGCCTCGGGCTTGAGGTTCTGCGAGCCGGCGAAGAGGTGGAAGCCCTCGAAGGCGAGCCCGGCGCGACCGATTTCCGCCAGCAGCGCGGGCACCTCTTCGGCATCGACACCGAACTGCTTCGGCCCGCCGCCCATCTTCATGCCCGAGGCCTTGAGCTCGAAATCCGGATTGACGCGCACCGCGACCCTCGCCGGCAGCCCGAGTGCCTGCTGCGCGGCGGCCAGGATCGGCAGCTCGCGGAAGGATTCGACATTGACCAGGATGCCGGCGGCGACCGCCTGCTGCAGCTCGGCCTCGGTCTTGCCGGGGCCGGCGAAGCTGATCTCCTGCGGATCGGCACCGGCGTCGAGCGCGACCAGCAGCTCGCCCGCCGAGGCGACGTCGATGCCATCGACCAGCCGCGCCATGTGGCACACCAGTGCCGGCATCGGGTTGGCCTTCATCGCGTAGTGCAGCTTGACCGCCGCCGGCAGCGCGGCACGCAGCTGCGCCACGCGCGCGTCGAGCAGGCTGCGGTCGTAGGCGTAGAAGGGCGTGCGCCCGACCCGCGCGGCGATGCGGCCGATCGGCTGGCCGTTGATCAGCAGTTCGCCTCCTGCGCTGCGGAACTGCGACATCGGGGCGTGGACGGGCGGCTGGCGGGTCTCGGTCATGGTGCGCTCGGGGATCTACAGGCTGGCTGGGATTGTAGTGGCTGGCGGCGCGGGCTATCTGGTCGCGCTGCTCGCACGTCGGCGCGTGCTGCGGGCGGCGGGCTGGCGGGCGCCGCGGATGACGCTGGCGATCATGGTGGCGATGAAGACCGCCAGCGTGGCGGCATTGGCGAGCGCGCCCCACTGCCGCAGCGCGAGGCTCTCGCCCAGGCCCCCGAACACGCGCAGCGCGAGCGAGAGGTGGAGCAGCGCGAGCGGCACGTAGAAGAAGGGGTGATAGGGAATCTTCACCTTGAGCACGGCCGGGAAGATGATCGCCGCGTGGCCGAAGACCATCGCGAACACGAAGCCGAGCGCGATCGCATGCATCGCGGTGTCGTGCAGCGCATGGCCGGGCGCGAAGCCGCCGCCCAGGCCCGCGATGGCGCCGGCGCCGAGCCAGACGTAGCCGGTGAGCAGGCAGATGCCGATGAAGCGGGTGAGGCCGTGCTGGCCGGCGGTGTGGCGGGCGATGTCGAACACCAGCAGCCAGAGGGCGAGGGCGAGCAGGCCGGCGGCGAACAGTGTCGACCCGAGGGTGTCGGTGATCCCGAACGATGCGACCAGCGCGCCGGCGAGGATGACCCCGCTGACGACGATGAAGCTGGGCGCCGCCGCCGGTCGCACGGGCAGGAAGCGGGTGAGCTCCAGGCGTTCGCCGGCCACCGTCAGCACCAGGAAGGCGAGCCAGAACGGCACGGCGGCATGCAGGTTGCCGCCCGCGATCCACACCAGGTTGCCGGTGAGCCAGCACGCCGCGCCGATGGCCAGCATGACGGTGAACAGCGCCAGCTGCCGCCGGGTGACGACCACGCTGCCGGCAACGAGCACGCTTGAGGCGAGCAGGAGCAGGCTCTGCGCGACCACCAGCGGACCGCCCAGCATCAGCAGCACGCCACCGCCACCGGCGAGCGCCGGCCCGAGGTAGGGCCACAGACCGCCGAGCGCGACCGCACGTTCCAGGCTGATGACCGTGCCGAAGAAGGCGCCGATCATCAGCGCCGCATGGCTGCCGGCCTGCATGGCGCCGAAATCCGGCACGCTCACGCCCACCCGCGCCAGCCCGGCGAGCACGCCGGTGACCAGCGAGGCCAGCCCGAGCACCAGCAGCGGCACCCGGGCGAGCGGGGGCAGGGTGTTCATCGCTTCCAGCCGAAGTGCTCGCGCGCCTCGGGCGCCATCTTCTCCGGGCTCCAGGGCGGATCCCAGACGATCTCCACGCGGATGTCCACCTCGGGCGGCACCATCGGGTCGAGGATGCGGTCGATGTCGTCGAGGATCATGTCGGCCATCGGGCACGCCGGCGAGGTCATCGTCATCTCGATGTAGAGCGCGCCGGGCTGGCTCTCGATCTTGTAGATGAGGCCCAGATCGACGATGTTCATGCCGACTTCGGGGTCCATGACCAGGCGCAGCGCGCTGCGGATGGCTTCGGTGTCGGGGGTGGGGAGGGGATTCATGGGCGGTATTGTCGTTGTCGTCGGCTGCCCGCCGAAAGGGGAAGTGTGGGCAGCATCGCGGAGAAACGGGTGTCTTCAGGGCTGCTCGTCGAGATCCTCGAAGGCCTCGGCGGGCGACAGCGCCATGTCGACGCTCTCCAGTTTCAGCGCGGGGCCGCTGCCCTCGCTCTCGAGCAGGATCCAGTGGTCGGCTTCGCGGCGATAGAGTTCGAGGCGGCGCTGGTCGATGTCGACCAGCAGGTATTCCTGCAGGTCGGCGAGCTTGCGGTAGGCGGCGAATTTGGTGCCGCGGTCGTAGGCTGCGGTGGAGTCGGAGAGGACCTCGACGACCAGCTTGGGGTGCTCGATCGCGAGTTCCGCGCGGCGGTCGCGCTCGTCGCAGGTGACCATCACGTCGGGGTAGAAGTAGGCGTCGGCTTCGGCGACGAAGAGTTTCATGTCGGCGATGAAGCTGCGGCAGCGGCTCCCCGCAAGATGGCTGCGCAGGCGTGCGTAAATGGCCCCGGCTGCGAGCGCGTGGTTCTGCCGCACCCCCACCATCGCGAACACCTCTCCCGCGATGTACTCGTGCTTGTCCGGCTGCTGGGCCTCCCAGTCGAGGTAGGCCTGGCGATTGAGCGGTGCGGCTTCCCGTGCGTGTCCCATGGCGAGGCTCCTGATGCGTTGCCGCCATTG
This genomic stretch from Thauera sp. GDN1 harbors:
- a CDS encoding pyridoxal-dependent decarboxylase, exosortase A system-associated; this translates as MTETRQPPVHAPMSQFRSAGGELLINGQPIGRIAARVGRTPFYAYDRSLLDARVAQLRAALPAAVKLHYAMKANPMPALVCHMARLVDGIDVASAGELLVALDAGADPQEISFAGPGKTEAELQQAVAAGILVNVESFRELPILAAAQQALGLPARVAVRVNPDFELKASGMKMGGGPKQFGVDAEEVPALLAEIGRAGLAFEGFHLFAGSQNLKPEAIVEAQQKSFALACRLAEHAPSPVKFLNLGGGFGIPYFPGEQPLDLAPIGANLADIVAQARSALPQAEIVIELGRYLVGEAGLYVARVLDRKVSRGHTYLVTDGGLHHHLSASGNFGQVIRKNYPVAIANRMDGSATENVSVVGPLCTPLDLLADRMNLPAAQPGDLVAIYQSGAYGATASPQRFLGHPGVVEVLV
- a CDS encoding metal-sulfur cluster assembly factor, which produces MNPLPTPDTEAIRSALRLVMDPEVGMNIVDLGLIYKIESQPGALYIEMTMTSPACPMADMILDDIDRILDPMVPPEVDIRVEIVWDPPWSPEKMAPEAREHFGWKR
- a CDS encoding Uma2 family endonuclease, with protein sequence MGHAREAAPLNRQAYLDWEAQQPDKHEYIAGEVFAMVGVRQNHALAAGAIYARLRSHLAGSRCRSFIADMKLFVAEADAYFYPDVMVTCDERDRRAELAIEHPKLVVEVLSDSTAAYDRGTKFAAYRKLADLQEYLLVDIDQRRLELYRREADHWILLESEGSGPALKLESVDMALSPAEAFEDLDEQP